Proteins encoded by one window of Deinococcus aerophilus:
- the mqnB gene encoding futalosine hydrolase: MTVLIVVATPAEAGRLRDLPARVVVSGVGPVAAALATVRALAQEPAGLVLNAGIGGAYPGSGLIPGDLAVSSTIIQADLGAWDAGQLLGLDTLGLSVLPDIPNAGQFPAWTRAAEVARRAGASLGPTLTLAAVTGDHDTARRLEARFPGALSEGMEGAGVAHAALLAGVPALEVRGVSNAVGPRDRAAWQLAPALAATRRGVQAALDLWSEGQG; encoded by the coding sequence ATGACGGTGCTGATTGTGGTGGCCACCCCTGCCGAGGCCGGGCGGCTACGGGACCTACCCGCCCGCGTGGTCGTCTCCGGGGTGGGGCCGGTGGCGGCGGCCCTGGCCACAGTACGGGCGCTGGCGCAGGAACCGGCTGGATTGGTCCTCAATGCGGGCATCGGCGGGGCGTACCCCGGATCCGGCCTGATTCCAGGCGATCTCGCCGTGTCCAGCACGATCATTCAGGCGGATCTGGGCGCGTGGGATGCGGGGCAGCTGCTGGGCCTGGATACCCTGGGCCTGTCCGTGCTGCCGGATATCCCGAACGCCGGACAATTTCCCGCGTGGACACGCGCGGCCGAGGTTGCCCGCCGGGCGGGTGCCTCGTTGGGGCCGACCCTGACCCTCGCGGCGGTCACCGGCGACCACGACACGGCCCGCCGCCTGGAGGCCCGCTTTCCCGGCGCGCTCAGCGAAGGCATGGAGGGAGCCGGAGTGGCCCACGCCGCCCTGCTCGCCGGAGTGCCGGCGCTGGAGGTGCGCGGCGTCAGCAATGCCGTCGGTCCCCGTGACCGCGCCGCGTGGCAGCTTGCCCCGGCCCTGGCCGCCACCCGCCGGGGCGTGCAGGCGGCGCTGGACCTCTGGAGTGAGGGCCAGGGCTAA
- a CDS encoding uracil-DNA glycosylase, with protein sequence MSQPSPQQFKSNGSGRFVVPGWTGLIADKPDTIEVQIDLEQGDWGREHACLLVEYWATNADLTLQSILPMRAFTTTPDGWCVFVPAQGRVLVRAIDPQPTPPVLASHWINIDPGTPAGTTVNVKVRFPDSTDAPNTPALNS encoded by the coding sequence ATGTCCCAACCTTCCCCCCAGCAGTTCAAGAGCAATGGCAGTGGCCGCTTCGTCGTTCCCGGCTGGACCGGGCTGATTGCCGACAAACCCGACACCATCGAGGTCCAGATTGATCTGGAACAGGGCGACTGGGGCCGGGAACACGCCTGCCTGCTGGTCGAATACTGGGCCACCAACGCGGACCTGACCCTGCAGAGCATCCTGCCGATGCGCGCCTTTACCACCACGCCCGATGGCTGGTGCGTCTTCGTGCCCGCGCAGGGACGCGTGCTGGTGCGCGCCATTGATCCGCAGCCCACCCCCCCCGTGCTGGCCAGCCACTGGATCAACATTGACCCCGGCACCCCGGCAGGGACCACGGTCAACGTGAAGGTGCGTTTTCCTGACTCCACCGACGCCCCGAACACGCCCGCGCTGAACAGCTGA
- the tdh gene encoding L-threonine 3-dehydrogenase, translating into MRALSKREAAVGLWMTETDVPVPGPNDLLIRVKKSSICGTDVHIYNWDDWARRTIPVPMVVGHEYVGVVAGMGSEVRGFELGDRVSGEGHVTCGHCRNCRAGRRHLCRNTQGVGVNRPGSFAEYLVLPAFNAFKLPADIPDDLAAIFDPFGNAVHTALSFDLVGEDVLVTGAGPIGVMAAAVARHVGARNVVITDVNDYRLDLARSMGVTRAVNVAREDLWAVAQNELGMTEGFDVGLEMSGSGAAFAQMVDLMNHGGKIALLGIPSGRVDIDWNSVIFKMLTIKGIYGREMFETWYKMVALIQSGLDLTPVITHHYAIDDFQRGFDDMLGGHSGKVILDWEK; encoded by the coding sequence ATGCGCGCCCTGAGCAAGCGGGAGGCCGCCGTCGGCCTGTGGATGACCGAGACCGATGTGCCGGTGCCCGGCCCGAACGACCTGCTGATCCGGGTCAAGAAAAGCAGCATCTGCGGCACCGACGTGCACATCTACAACTGGGACGACTGGGCCCGGCGCACCATCCCGGTGCCGATGGTGGTGGGCCACGAGTACGTGGGCGTGGTGGCCGGGATGGGCTCAGAGGTGCGCGGCTTCGAACTCGGGGACCGGGTCAGCGGCGAGGGGCACGTGACGTGCGGCCATTGCCGCAACTGCCGCGCGGGCCGCCGCCATCTGTGCCGCAACACCCAGGGGGTGGGAGTCAACCGGCCCGGCTCGTTTGCCGAGTATCTGGTGCTGCCTGCCTTCAACGCCTTCAAGCTTCCGGCCGACATTCCGGATGACCTCGCCGCCATCTTCGACCCGTTTGGCAACGCGGTCCACACCGCCCTGAGCTTTGATCTGGTGGGGGAGGACGTGCTCGTAACGGGCGCGGGGCCCATTGGCGTGATGGCCGCTGCCGTCGCCCGGCACGTGGGCGCCCGCAACGTGGTGATCACCGATGTGAACGACTACCGCCTGGACCTCGCGCGCAGCATGGGCGTGACCCGCGCCGTCAACGTGGCCCGCGAGGACCTGTGGGCCGTGGCCCAGAACGAGCTGGGCATGACCGAGGGCTTCGACGTGGGCCTGGAGATGAGCGGCTCGGGCGCGGCCTTCGCGCAGATGGTGGACCTGATGAACCACGGCGGCAAGATCGCCCTGCTGGGCATTCCCTCGGGGCGGGTGGACATCGACTGGAACAGCGTGATCTTCAAGATGCTGACCATCAAGGGCATCTATGGCCGCGAGATGTTCGAGACCTGGTACAAGATGGTCGCCCTGATCCAGTCGGGGCTGGACCTCACCCCCGTCATCACCCACCACTACGCCATCGACGACTTCCAGCGGGGCTTTGACGACATGCTCGGCGGGCACAGCGGCAAGGTCATTCTGGACTGGGAGAAGTAA
- the dnaJ gene encoding molecular chaperone DnaJ: MDYYELLGVTRTSNGDEIKSAYRKLALKYHPDRNKEEGAQQKFAQISEAYAVLSDPEKRAHYDRFGSAPGAGMPGDPFGGMGGMGGAGFDPMDIFEQLFGGMAGGRGRRGPARGDDLETEVKVTLLQARAGEEVEVVIDRLTECEHCHGSKTEPGGQPPKTCPTCSGAGAVRAQARTIFGVVETQQACPTCRGEGQIIQDPCTVCKGRGRTLKAERVGVKLPRGIDEGYRIRVSGMGNEGPGGNGDLYVHIEMEAHPELRREQEHLIHTARIGFAKAALGGKVTVPTLDGEQVVEVRPGTQHGELHRLTGQGMPRLQGRGSGDLIVEYDVTVPKPAQLSPEAREALLAYARAVGDEVNEKHEGFLGKVGKIFRGD; encoded by the coding sequence ATGGATTACTACGAACTGCTGGGCGTGACCCGAACCTCGAACGGCGACGAAATCAAATCGGCCTACCGCAAGCTGGCGCTTAAATACCACCCCGACCGCAACAAGGAGGAGGGAGCGCAGCAGAAGTTCGCGCAGATCAGCGAGGCCTACGCGGTCCTGTCTGATCCCGAGAAGCGCGCGCACTACGACCGCTTCGGCTCGGCTCCCGGTGCGGGTATGCCCGGTGACCCCTTTGGGGGCATGGGCGGCATGGGCGGAGCAGGCTTTGACCCGATGGACATCTTCGAGCAGCTGTTCGGCGGCATGGCCGGCGGGCGTGGCCGGCGTGGACCGGCCCGCGGCGACGACCTGGAAACCGAGGTCAAGGTCACGCTGCTGCAGGCGCGCGCCGGCGAGGAAGTGGAGGTGGTCATTGACCGCCTGACCGAGTGCGAGCACTGCCACGGCAGCAAGACCGAACCCGGAGGCCAGCCGCCCAAGACCTGCCCGACGTGTTCGGGGGCGGGAGCGGTGCGCGCCCAGGCCCGGACCATCTTCGGCGTGGTGGAAACCCAGCAGGCCTGCCCCACCTGCCGGGGCGAGGGCCAGATCATCCAGGACCCCTGCACGGTCTGTAAGGGTCGGGGCCGCACCCTGAAGGCCGAGCGGGTGGGCGTGAAGCTGCCGCGCGGCATCGACGAGGGCTACCGCATCCGGGTGTCGGGCATGGGCAACGAGGGGCCCGGCGGCAACGGTGACCTGTACGTGCACATCGAGATGGAAGCCCACCCGGAGCTGCGCCGCGAGCAGGAGCACCTGATTCACACGGCGCGCATCGGGTTTGCCAAGGCGGCGCTGGGCGGCAAGGTCACGGTTCCCACGCTGGACGGCGAGCAGGTGGTGGAGGTCCGGCCCGGTACCCAGCACGGCGAACTGCACCGCCTGACGGGCCAGGGCATGCCCCGGCTGCAGGGACGGGGCAGCGGTGACCTGATCGTCGAATACGACGTGACTGTTCCCAAGCCCGCCCAGCTGTCTCCCGAGGCCCGCGAGGCCCTGCTTGCCTATGCCCGCGCGGTGGGCGATGAGGTCAACGAGAAGCACGAGGGTTTTCTGGGCAAGGTGGGCAAGATCTTCCGGGGGGACTGA
- a CDS encoding Gfo/Idh/MocA family protein, with protein sequence MTEAPLRVGIIGAGTISQRHFEGYRHAGANVVAFAELHDSILKRREIEWNARGYRDFVALLDSGDVDAVSVCTPNAFHAPTALAALRRGIHVLCEKPLSLDLAACDEMIAAARDSGAVLQTGHHLRSSPLVETAKHLIDGGRLGRVTFMRLRQAHDWGGAPEVRGAFGSLAASGGGTLLDNGCHMLDLARHFGGDVGSIYARMGTLKFDIEVEDTSIATLEFRSGAFASVETAWTATGWEESFAVYGSEGALECSNRLGKPRLRFVNRASGFSQWDRTDELWYDFAESANAHVRSVTRFVESVTRGAPVVCTGEDGRESVRLVLGSYESARTGLPVRW encoded by the coding sequence GTGACCGAGGCTCCCCTCCGGGTCGGCATCATCGGGGCGGGGACCATCTCGCAGCGCCACTTCGAGGGTTACCGCCACGCCGGGGCCAACGTGGTGGCCTTTGCTGAACTGCACGACAGCATCCTCAAGCGGCGCGAAATCGAGTGGAATGCGCGCGGCTACCGTGACTTCGTGGCGCTGCTCGACAGCGGGGACGTGGACGCCGTGAGCGTCTGCACGCCCAACGCCTTTCACGCCCCCACGGCCCTGGCCGCCCTGCGACGCGGCATTCACGTGCTGTGCGAGAAACCGCTGTCGCTGGACCTGGCCGCCTGCGACGAGATGATCGCGGCGGCCCGGGACAGCGGGGCCGTTCTTCAGACCGGCCACCACCTGCGGTCCAGCCCCCTGGTCGAGACTGCCAAACACCTGATTGACGGGGGCCGCCTGGGCCGCGTGACCTTCATGCGGCTGCGTCAGGCCCACGACTGGGGCGGAGCACCGGAGGTGCGCGGAGCGTTCGGCAGCCTCGCGGCCAGCGGCGGGGGCACGCTGCTGGACAACGGCTGCCACATGCTGGACCTCGCTCGGCACTTCGGCGGCGACGTGGGCAGCATCTATGCCCGCATGGGCACCCTCAAGTTCGACATCGAGGTCGAGGACACCAGCATTGCCACCCTGGAATTCCGCAGCGGCGCCTTCGCCAGCGTGGAGACGGCCTGGACCGCCACCGGCTGGGAGGAGAGCTTCGCCGTCTACGGCAGCGAGGGCGCGCTGGAATGCAGCAACCGGCTGGGCAAACCCCGGCTGCGCTTCGTCAACCGCGCCTCCGGCTTCAGCCAGTGGGACCGGACCGATGAACTCTGGTACGACTTCGCCGAATCCGCCAACGCCCATGTCCGCAGCGTCACGCGCTTCGTCGAGAGCGTCACCCGGGGTGCTCCGGTGGTCTGTACCGGGGAGGATGGCCGCGAGAGCGTGCGTCTGGTGCTGGGCAGCTACGAAAGTGCGCGGACCGGCCTGCCGGTGCGGTGGTAA
- a CDS encoding ThuA domain-containing protein produces MTQTSKTQPRLTVWNEYRHELDNPRVSAHYPQGIHTVIADGLRGHGFAEVRTATLDEPEHGLSNAVLDGTDVLLWWGHKAHAEVSDEVAARVVARVLGGMGLIVLHSGHFSKPFRTLMGTGCDLKWREAGEKERLWVINPAHPIAQGVGEHITLEHEEMYGEHFDIPAPDELVFVSWFAGGEVFRSGCTFTRGSGKIFYFRPGHETYPTYHNPEIRRVIANAAHWAVPTASAPRSFGHRPAPLEAVLESR; encoded by the coding sequence ATGACCCAAACCTCCAAGACCCAGCCCCGCCTGACCGTCTGGAACGAATACCGCCACGAGCTGGACAATCCCAGGGTCAGCGCCCACTACCCACAGGGCATCCACACCGTGATTGCCGACGGGTTGCGGGGCCACGGCTTTGCAGAGGTCCGCACCGCCACGCTGGACGAACCCGAACACGGTCTGAGCAACGCCGTGCTGGACGGGACCGACGTGCTGCTGTGGTGGGGCCACAAGGCACACGCAGAGGTGTCCGATGAGGTGGCAGCCCGCGTGGTGGCGCGCGTTCTGGGGGGGATGGGCCTGATCGTGCTGCACTCGGGGCACTTCAGCAAACCGTTCAGAACCCTGATGGGCACCGGCTGCGACCTGAAGTGGCGTGAGGCAGGCGAGAAGGAGCGGCTGTGGGTGATCAATCCGGCCCACCCCATCGCGCAGGGCGTGGGCGAGCACATCACGCTCGAGCACGAGGAGATGTACGGCGAACACTTTGACATCCCCGCCCCCGACGAGCTGGTGTTCGTGAGCTGGTTCGCGGGCGGCGAGGTGTTCCGCAGCGGCTGCACCTTTACACGTGGCAGCGGCAAAATCTTTTACTTTCGCCCCGGCCACGAAACGTACCCCACCTACCACAACCCCGAGATTCGGCGGGTGATCGCCAACGCGGCGCACTGGGCCGTCCCCACCGCCAGTGCGCCGCGCTCGTTCGGGCACCGTCCGGCGCCTCTGGAAGCTGTTCTGGAGTCCCGGTGA
- a CDS encoding phytoene desaturase family protein — MTLDAVVVGAGPNGLAAALTLARAGLRVQVIEAHQTVGGGLRSLPLTLPGFVHDYGSAIHPLAIASPAFRRWPLHAFGLEWVQPDAPVVHPLGDGSVTLERDLEATADGLGADGPTWIRLMRPLLNDWEGLLHDVLRPLPRVPRRPLTLARFGLRALPPAAALGQLLFRTPQARALWAGLAAHTAQPLTAPGTSAMTLALGLLGHAVGWPFPRGGAQAIADAMRAHLEFLGGSVVTGVRVGSAADLPPARVTLVDSSPAALLQLLGDRAPASYRAALQGYRYGPGIQKIDYALGGPVPWCDPRVARAATVHLGGTAQEVLRSEAQLTTQVSRHPYVLAAQHTLFDATRAPAGQHTFWAYAHVPNGSAEPIGDRIEAQIERYAPGFRDRVLARHVTTAPDLQAYSPVFQGGDFNGGLLDLWGLLARPVPTPTPYRTPVRGFYLCSSSTPPGGGIHGMPGFHAALAALKDEFGIQDSEGQAADPIRGSAEVRP, encoded by the coding sequence ATGACCCTGGACGCTGTGGTGGTGGGAGCCGGGCCCAACGGACTGGCAGCGGCGCTGACGCTGGCCCGCGCGGGACTGCGAGTGCAGGTGATCGAGGCGCACCAGACGGTGGGCGGTGGCCTGCGCAGCCTGCCCCTGACCCTGCCGGGCTTCGTGCATGACTACGGCAGCGCCATTCACCCGCTGGCCATTGCCAGCCCGGCCTTTCGCCGGTGGCCGCTGCACGCCTTCGGGCTGGAGTGGGTGCAGCCCGACGCGCCGGTGGTTCATCCGCTGGGGGACGGCAGCGTGACCCTGGAGCGTGATCTGGAGGCCACCGCCGACGGTCTGGGCGCGGACGGTCCCACCTGGATCCGGCTGATGCGCCCCCTGCTGAACGACTGGGAAGGCCTGCTGCACGACGTGCTGCGTCCCCTCCCGCGCGTGCCGCGACGTCCCCTCACGCTGGCCCGCTTTGGCCTGCGCGCCCTGCCGCCCGCCGCCGCGCTGGGACAGCTGCTGTTCCGCACTCCACAGGCCCGCGCCCTGTGGGCCGGTCTCGCCGCGCACACCGCGCAGCCATTGACGGCTCCGGGCACCTCGGCCATGACCCTGGCCCTGGGTCTGTTGGGGCACGCGGTCGGCTGGCCGTTTCCGCGCGGTGGGGCCCAGGCCATTGCCGATGCCATGCGTGCCCACCTGGAGTTTCTGGGAGGCTCGGTGGTGACCGGGGTGCGGGTGGGCAGCGCGGCCGACCTGCCCCCCGCCCGCGTCACGCTGGTGGACAGCAGCCCCGCAGCGCTGCTGCAGCTGCTGGGCGACCGCGCCCCCGCGTCCTACCGCGCGGCGCTCCAGGGCTACCGTTACGGTCCCGGCATCCAGAAAATCGACTACGCCCTGGGCGGGCCGGTGCCGTGGTGTGACCCCCGGGTCGCCCGCGCCGCCACCGTCCACCTCGGAGGCACCGCGCAGGAGGTTCTCCGCTCCGAGGCCCAGCTGACCACCCAGGTTTCCCGGCACCCCTACGTCCTGGCCGCGCAGCACACGCTGTTCGACGCCACCCGCGCCCCTGCCGGACAGCACACCTTCTGGGCCTACGCGCATGTGCCCAACGGCAGCGCCGAGCCCATCGGGGACCGGATCGAGGCGCAGATCGAGCGGTACGCGCCCGGGTTCCGCGACCGGGTGCTTGCCCGCCACGTCACCACCGCCCCGGACCTGCAGGCGTACAGCCCGGTGTTTCAGGGCGGCGACTTCAACGGCGGCCTGCTCGACCTGTGGGGCCTGCTTGCCCGGCCGGTGCCCACCCCCACGCCGTACCGCACGCCGGTCCGGGGCTTTTACCTGTGTTCGAGCAGCACCCCTCCGGGCGGCGGCATTCACGGCATGCCAGGGTTTCATGCGGCGCTGGCCGCCCTGAAAGACGAGTTCGGCATTCAGGACTCAGAGGGCCAAGCAGCCGACCCGATACGGGGCTCTGCCGAAGTACGCCCCTGA
- a CDS encoding ribose-phosphate diphosphokinase, with amino-acid sequence MSNRTSSAALESRRSPLLVFAGQSNRPLAQAICDNLGVPLGHSTTEKFTNDNIIVHYEESLREGDVFIVQTFSTPVSDSIMELMLMIDAAKSASAGRVTAVIPYYSYARSDKKDSPRISIAGRLVADLLQEAGADRILTMTLHSPQVHGFFKVPVDHLSADLVLSEHFKGCVPNANEGVVLAPDAGSIKRASRIARLLDSGLAMIDKERVSDTEVVPRALIGDVEGKTVFIVDDEISTAGSLVETVNIARSMGARDVYVAVTHGVYTGPAIARIAGLDVTQVASCNTVHVPDSKIREAGGKLAVLDVAPLFASAISNIHTGASVSTLFS; translated from the coding sequence GTGTCGAACCGTACGTCATCCGCCGCGCTCGAAAGCCGCCGCTCGCCCCTGCTGGTCTTCGCCGGGCAGAGCAACCGTCCGCTGGCGCAGGCCATCTGCGACAACCTGGGCGTGCCGCTGGGCCACAGCACCACCGAGAAGTTCACCAACGACAACATCATCGTGCATTACGAGGAGTCGCTGCGCGAGGGGGACGTGTTCATCGTGCAGACCTTCAGCACCCCGGTCAGCGACTCGATCATGGAACTGATGCTGATGATCGACGCGGCCAAGAGTGCCTCGGCCGGGCGCGTGACGGCCGTGATTCCGTATTACAGCTACGCCCGCAGCGACAAGAAGGACAGCCCGCGCATCTCCATCGCCGGACGTCTGGTCGCCGACCTGCTGCAGGAGGCGGGCGCCGACCGCATCCTGACCATGACGCTGCACAGCCCGCAGGTTCACGGCTTTTTCAAGGTGCCGGTCGATCACCTCTCTGCCGATCTGGTGCTCTCCGAGCATTTCAAGGGTTGCGTGCCGAATGCGAACGAGGGTGTGGTGCTCGCCCCCGATGCGGGCAGCATCAAGCGCGCCAGCCGCATCGCCCGCCTGCTCGACAGCGGTCTGGCCATGATCGACAAGGAGCGCGTCTCGGACACCGAGGTCGTGCCGCGCGCCCTGATCGGTGACGTGGAGGGCAAGACCGTGTTCATCGTGGACGATGAGATCAGCACCGCCGGCAGCCTGGTCGAGACCGTCAACATCGCCCGCAGCATGGGCGCCCGGGACGTGTATGTGGCCGTGACCCACGGCGTGTACACCGGGCCGGCCATCGCGCGTATTGCCGGCCTGGACGTGACCCAGGTGGCAAGCTGCAACACCGTACACGTGCCCGACTCGAAGATCCGGGAAGCGGGCGGCAAACTGGCCGTTCTGGACGTGGCCCCGCTGTTCGCCAGCGCAATCAGCAACATCCACACCGGCGCGAGCGTCAGCACGCTGTTCAGCTAG
- a CDS encoding alpha/beta hydrolase family protein — protein sequence MGELTDAALRTFVARQPISIQALRAREYPGSALQVVRTLNPGSNYSRQVVSYRSDGLKIFALLTVPSGTPPQGGWPAIVFNHGYIPPDVYRTTERYVAYQDAFARAGFVTLKSDYRGHGDSEGQARGGYNDPGYTVDVLNAAASLKKDPRVNRGRLGLWGHSMGGQLSLRAMLVDPELKAASLWAGVVASYDILATDWNPPPGDQRPELDPLNRRYLRALSPNAYLQDLDGRPIQLHQGTDDEDVPYRFQKDFAADLRAARQRFTAYRYPGDNHNLSGNLRLALDRSVAFFREQL from the coding sequence CTGGGTGAACTGACCGACGCGGCCCTCAGGACGTTCGTGGCCCGTCAGCCCATCAGCATTCAGGCGTTGCGGGCGCGCGAGTATCCCGGCAGCGCCCTGCAGGTGGTCCGGACCCTCAACCCCGGCAGCAACTACTCGCGTCAGGTGGTGTCCTACCGGTCCGACGGTCTGAAGATCTTTGCTCTGCTGACGGTGCCCAGCGGAACGCCGCCGCAGGGAGGCTGGCCCGCCATCGTGTTCAACCACGGCTACATTCCGCCGGACGTCTACCGCACCACCGAACGGTATGTGGCGTACCAGGACGCTTTTGCGCGGGCAGGGTTCGTGACGCTGAAGAGCGACTACCGGGGCCACGGCGACAGCGAGGGACAGGCCCGCGGCGGCTACAACGATCCCGGTTACACGGTGGATGTGCTGAACGCCGCCGCCAGCCTCAAGAAGGATCCGCGGGTCAACCGCGGGCGCCTGGGGCTGTGGGGGCACAGCATGGGCGGGCAGCTGTCCCTGCGGGCGATGCTCGTGGACCCTGAGCTCAAGGCCGCCTCGCTGTGGGCGGGGGTGGTCGCCAGCTACGACATCCTGGCCACCGACTGGAACCCGCCGCCCGGCGACCAGCGGCCGGAGCTGGATCCCCTGAACCGCCGCTACCTGCGCGCCCTGAGCCCCAACGCCTACCTGCAGGATCTGGATGGACGCCCCATCCAGCTGCACCAGGGCACCGACGACGAGGACGTGCCGTACCGCTTCCAGAAGGATTTTGCTGCGGACCTGCGTGCGGCCCGTCAGCGCTTCACCGCCTACCGGTACCCGGGCGACAACCACAACCTCAGCGGCAACCTGCGCCTGGCCCTGGACCGCAGCGTGGCGTTTTTCAGGGAGCAGCTGTAG
- a CDS encoding SDR family oxidoreductase — MTQDTAGKGKVLFITGASSGIGAAVARHAVTGGWRVVLTARSLDRLQALAAELGDAALPVACDVTEWSELEAAVATTLERFGQLDAALANAGFTAGTPRYAEGDPTPDEWRSMILTNVLGAALTARATLPHLLRSKGHLLLVGSVAGRVATPGPYSATKWAVSGMAESIRREVGGRGVRVTNIEPGRVETPFWAEGRKPEGVDFLQDDDVARAVLYALNQPPHVAVNELLIRPTTQEV; from the coding sequence ATGACCCAAGACACGGCCGGCAAGGGCAAGGTTCTGTTCATCACGGGGGCGAGCAGCGGCATCGGCGCGGCGGTGGCCCGGCACGCCGTCACCGGGGGGTGGCGCGTGGTGCTGACGGCCCGCAGTCTGGACCGGCTTCAGGCGCTGGCCGCCGAACTGGGAGACGCGGCGCTGCCCGTGGCCTGTGACGTGACCGAGTGGTCCGAGCTGGAGGCGGCAGTGGCCACGACCCTGGAGCGTTTCGGGCAGCTCGACGCCGCTCTGGCCAACGCGGGATTCACGGCTGGAACTCCACGCTACGCCGAGGGTGATCCCACCCCGGACGAGTGGCGCAGCATGATCCTGACCAACGTGCTCGGCGCGGCCCTGACCGCGCGGGCCACGCTGCCCCATCTGCTGCGGAGCAAAGGACACCTTCTGCTGGTGGGGTCGGTGGCCGGGCGGGTCGCCACGCCCGGACCCTACAGCGCCACCAAATGGGCGGTCAGCGGCATGGCCGAGAGCATCCGCCGCGAGGTCGGCGGGCGCGGCGTGCGCGTGACCAACATCGAGCCGGGCCGGGTAGAGACGCCGTTCTGGGCCGAGGGCCGCAAACCCGAGGGCGTGGATTTCCTGCAGGACGACGACGTGGCCCGCGCGGTGCTGTATGCCCTGAACCAGCCGCCCCATGTGGCCGTCAACGAACTGCTGATCCGGCCCACCACGCAGGAGGTGTAG
- a CDS encoding helix-turn-helix transcriptional regulator, with amino-acid sequence MNAREQLRLLILAVLDRQPEHGYAIAQAIKARSEGLLQAREGTLYPALHALEAEGLLESQEQEIGGRMRREYRLTRKGGGALAASRQNWEKQVRAVGAVIGEEHEGARMAGSGHSGFAHRGHGAGGGRHPGPPSGRRGGRRRRCEAYAGAS; translated from the coding sequence ATGAATGCGCGCGAGCAGTTGCGTCTGCTGATCCTGGCGGTGCTGGACCGACAGCCGGAACACGGCTACGCCATCGCGCAGGCCATCAAGGCGCGCAGCGAGGGCTTGCTTCAGGCCCGAGAAGGCACCCTGTACCCGGCGCTGCACGCGCTGGAGGCCGAGGGGCTGTTGGAAAGCCAGGAACAAGAGATCGGCGGACGGATGCGCCGCGAGTACCGACTGACCAGGAAGGGCGGCGGGGCGCTGGCTGCCTCGCGCCAGAACTGGGAAAAACAGGTGCGGGCCGTCGGCGCGGTGATCGGGGAGGAGCATGAAGGCGCGCGAATGGCTGGTTCGGGCCACTCAGGATTTGCCCACCGGGGTCACGGCGCGGGTGGAGGCCGACACCCTGGCCCACCTTCAGGACGCCGGGGTGGACGCCGAAGGAGATGTGAGGCCTATGCTGGGGCCTCCTGA
- a CDS encoding TatD family hydrolase, whose translation MIDTHCHLDYLDDPASARGELGLTAMVCIGASPEHARNAVALAEQFPDVYATVGLHPTDAAQDSAQARQELEELAAHPRVVGIGESGLDDYWDATARPAQLSAFEWQLDLARRLGKPLVIHTRDKPGEDRAHHGVMDVLRQWPDVPVILHCFSGHPELLRFGLERGDHTYFGFAGNTTYKNAPDIHAAARTLPAGRLLLETDAPFLAPVPRRGKPNRPGYVRHTLDFIAGLRGVDALELETITDANARRVYHLPDTSA comes from the coding sequence ATGATCGACACCCACTGCCACCTGGATTACCTCGACGACCCCGCCTCCGCGCGGGGAGAGCTGGGCCTGACGGCCATGGTGTGTATCGGGGCCAGTCCCGAGCACGCCCGCAACGCCGTGGCGCTGGCCGAACAGTTCCCGGACGTGTACGCCACCGTGGGCCTGCACCCCACCGATGCGGCCCAGGACAGCGCGCAGGCCCGGCAGGAACTGGAGGAGCTGGCCGCACATCCGCGCGTGGTGGGCATCGGCGAGAGCGGGCTGGACGATTACTGGGACGCCACGGCGCGGCCCGCGCAGCTCAGCGCCTTCGAGTGGCAGCTGGACCTGGCGCGGCGCCTGGGCAAACCGCTGGTGATCCACACCCGCGATAAGCCGGGCGAGGACCGCGCCCACCACGGCGTGATGGACGTGCTGCGGCAGTGGCCGGACGTTCCCGTGATCCTGCACTGCTTCAGCGGCCACCCGGAGCTGCTGCGCTTTGGCCTGGAGCGCGGCGACCACACCTACTTCGGCTTTGCCGGCAACACGACGTACAAGAACGCCCCCGACATCCACGCCGCCGCCCGCACCCTGCCCGCCGGACGGCTGCTGCTGGAAACCGACGCTCCCTTCCTGGCCCCGGTTCCCAGACGTGGCAAGCCCAACCGCCCCGGCTACGTGCGCCACACCCTGGACTTCATCGCCGGGTTGAGGGGCGTGGACGCGCTGGAGCTGGAGACGATCACGGACGCGAACGCGCGGCGGGTGTATCACCTGCCCGACACCTCCGCTTGA